The Arabidopsis thaliana chromosome 5, partial sequence genomic interval atttaagtGAAGAGTGCGTTTTACTATTCTTAGAGCAAGGATATGAATCTCCGGCGAGGCCATTGATGAGGTAAGCATCAGAAACCGGAGCTGGCCGTAGTTCGAGAAGTCTAACATCTGTGTCCCACCATTGTTCTTGCATGATcaatatttaagaaaacaaattaattaacaatttgAATACtatcataatatatacatatttggtggatgtttatatattaaaaccaAGCCAACTTGTAATACTCGTCACAATGTGGCGTAGAATCGAGAAAGTCGTATCAACTTGTAAAAGACAgcttttgaaaaaacaatatatttgaacaaatattgaataactataatatttagaatttaaacTATAGTCGAGAATCGTCGCTGTCCCAAAACTGATTTCGTcttaaaagagaagagaaatgcTTACGAAAAATGAGAGGAACTTCCTTGTATGGTTTAGGGAAAGGGTAAGGACGGCCGGATCGGGGACGGATAATTAGAGCCCCGTGAATAGTGGCACGTAGATTAACGACGTGTGCATGCCACAACAATGTACCTTCTTGTCCGGTGATATCAAATTGATACGTGAAATTGTTACTTGGTTGAATCGGACATTGAGTTATCATATTCGCACCGTCCATCCATACGCTCTTCAGCTGAAAAACTCCATgcctaaaatatatatgtgtgaaatcaagaaataacttttattaacaccaaaaaaaaaaaattccctaAGAAGTTAATTACTTGATGaaataatattgatatatataaaatgatttcTAGATGATCAATAAGTTACTTTTAATTACCAGTGGATGGTTACATTGTAAGTTGACTTGTTAATGACATGAACGACAAGGGTGTCGCCTTCTCTAACGTTTATCGTTGGACCGGGAAGACTTCCATTAACTATCGGTATCATTTGCTCCTTGCACAACGGTGTCACCACGACGTCTTTAACCTGTTTCTTAGACGTCGttattagtattatataaaatagttttttggcaattaattttttagtggtaataaaagttaaaaattaaaaaaaatagtattttgtttaatatagGTTCCACTGTAAGAAAAGTAATCggtaactttttaaaattttatttatagtttatagagcaaagaaaagaaaaggagaaataaGAGTAAATACGTGGAGAACATGTTCGACAATAGCTGCTGAGGcaatggaagagaagagaagaaggacGAGGAAGGCTTGATTTGACAGAGAATGATGAACTCGAGGCATTGTTGATGTCAGGATATGATAATTTCCTCTACTTGTTGATTTCGTCAGAGACTCGTACGCGTATTTGTAGAGATGTGGCAAAGTTTTGATGAagtttgcaaaacttttatattataataaaaatattaaattattaatcagCCAGATATGGCAATCTCAAACGCGTTTGCACacgttgacaaaaaaaatatcttttttctgtcaattgaaatattaaatgaaTTGTGTTGAGATGTCGTTAACCTCTACAACACCTCAAGTTTTATGCTTTGTGATTAACACCAactctttttaataaaacagagaaaagaacaGAGACTTTAAGATAAGAGAGAAATGTGAGAAGGGAAGAGAGAACACATAACATTTGTTACCCCAGTTCACATCAATAGATACTATGTCTGGGCCAAGTCACAGCTGGGGATCCATTAGAATAAGTAAGTTACAAGACATAATCCCTCAGAGAAAGAGTCTCACACTTGAGATCTCTTCTCCGTATCCCCTCTGTTACACTCTCAAGAGAAACATAAAAGTTTACACTTTTTAGTGGCTATTTCTTTCTCTAGCTTACTTTCTACATtgtatctctctcttttttactcCCCTCTTAGCTGCGCTCACAACATAGCTCTAGGGCTTCTCCAAAACGCTCCAGTTTTAATTTGAATTCACATCGAGACAAATTGTCTTTCTTTGGCCAGTTTCTTGTGCTTCCAAAAGATGTTTAACTTAACAAGAGATGAATTACATTTAACTCTAGTTAACATCTCTTGTTTACTTGAACATAAGGTTCTCATCTTTACAAATTGGATCGTAAAGAAAAGTTATTTACAAATGCAACCATAATTTCAAGCAAGAACCTTGAACCATATCGTTGGAGGAGAGCTGCAAGTTTCGGTATAGTAAAAATAACCCGATTACGTACGGACTGTCTTGGTGTCAATGGTACAGACTAGATGACTAGAATCATTTTGGTGTCTCGGTCTCCTattgttgttttgaatataatgCTAATCTAGTGAGTATAAAGGTAATAATGTCGAATTTGCTGAAGCCCCAAGTAAATCGCCACTAACCTCCAACCAGACCGTGTATACATACATAAGAGCATGTAAAGAACATATAATCACGATCGAGTTTCGTCAGGTTCACCATATAATAAACAAGGTTGAAATTGAATACAACCCCAACCACGTATTCTAGCAAACTTTCCTATTGGATTATAAAATATCTGATGTTCCTCTTTTAGTCTCCTATTTTAGATTCTATTTATGTTGCTTGGCAAAGTCGTAAAGTCGAGATCTCGTATTACAatgtcaatatatatttttctttattatgtCACATGTTAAAACTAGTATTAGTACTACTACCTCCATTTTATGCATTGTatgactttattttttgttttgtgaaaaacatactttttgtaatttaatacggaattttcaaaaattataatactCTTTCAATTATAAATaggaaaatattaaacaagaataaaattattttatattccAGCTGTTTAGCCCATTTAGGTCCAAAAACGTACTTCTAGGCTTATAGCCcatttactctctttttttaagaaagaaaaaatcatatatattcccGAAACGAGCGTCCCATTAACTAATTAACCACActaaatcaataataatactagaaagtagaaactaTAGCATTTGGTTAAAGCTTTTACGAAAGCATGATTCATGACCAAACGACACAAGTAACTAAAATTTCTCCGGTTTGACATCTTTTGCCATTGTTAAAATATAGTATAgcattaaattattttattaaatttacatACCATTATAAAAGATgctaataaatatttgataatttgaattttgtttcataaaaaaaaaaaaaaaggaaattttgaAGGCGCGGGGGACTGAGCATTATATCGCCGGCGATAATGGGATGCATTTGCTTCAAGTCTTGGCGccgatcatcttcttcaccgtCGATTACGTCAACGGTCATAGATGATCTCGAAAACGTCAGAGAGTACGATGCCGACGACGACGGAGGACATTATCCGTTGATTTTCCGTGAGTTCAGTTTAGAACAGCTGAGAATCGCCACCGACGGTTTCTCCGCCGGAAACATCGTATCGGAGCACAACGATTCGGTACCAAACATCGTCTACAAAGGAAAACTCGGCGATGGTCGTCGCATCGCCGTCAAACGGTTTCAAAGACTTTCTTGGCCTGATCCTTTCGAATTCATCGTTAGTCTTTTTTGAtctttataatgtttttggttttgctaaCAAGTTTTTGATATCTATCAATGGTGGACCTTTTTTCAGAATGAAGCACAAGCTGTTGGGAGATTGAGGAGTGAACATATGGCGAATTTGATCGGTTGTTGTTGTGATGACAACGAGAGATTACTTGTTGCTGAGTATATGCCTAATGGAACATTAGCAAAACATCTTTTTCACTGTAAAATATCTCTTTgtccttttttctcttattgatgattgatgatatcttttggtttgatgattaaGAGTTTAATGTGTGTTTCAGGGGAGAAAAGACCCATGAAATGGGAAATGAGGTTGAAAGTTGCTCTGCATACTGCAAGAGCTTTGGAGTATTGTAATGATAAAGGAATTGATTTATACCATGATCTTAATCCTTACAGGATTATGTTTGATAAGGTAATGAAAGCtaaactctgttttgatttgtgtgtttctcttaatttttagCAAATCTTTATTAATCTTCAAGTTGTTGAATGATAGACAGGGATTCCTAAGCTTTCTTGCTTTGGTCTCATGAAGAATAGCCATGAAGGGAAGATTTATAGCACcaacttagcttttgctcctcCCGAGTATTTGCGCCTTGGTACTGTGATAGCGGAGAGCGTCACATTTAGCTTTGGAACCTTGTTATTGGATCTTATGAGCGGCAGACATATTCCTCCAAACCATGTAACAATAGTGGCAAATTTTTAGTTGCATTTTGGACTGATTCTTAGCTTTTTTATATGTACATGTTAATGAGATATTTTGTGCAGGCACTTGATTTGTTCCGTGGCAAAAACTATTTGGTGCTAATGGATTCAGCTCTTGATGGTCAGTTCTCTGATGAAGACAGGACAGAACTAATACACGTAGCTTCTCGATGTTTCAAGACTGAACCAGAAGAGAGGCCAAGTATAAAGTTTCTTAAGGCGACTCTTTCTAGACTTCAGAAACGGGCCAAGTTGTGCCCTATTAATGTCAAAAGACCTATGTCTGTACGTGTCACTCTCTCCATAtattcaagaatcaagaatagTCTCTCTTGAAACTACACAAATTTGAATTAATGGTACCAATAAATCATATTATTTGACAGCCTCCATCAAAAAATCTGCCTGAAAAGACTAAACCTGCAACAGAGTCATTGAAGTTGACTCCTTTCGGAGATGCATGTTCTAGAGCGGATCTAAGTAGTATACATGAACTACTAGAGAAACTAGGgtatgaagaagataatgggGTTGGTAACGAGGTATATTGATGATGTTTATTTACTTGTTATCTGAATTTGAGAGTTGGATGTTGCTGATTCTGATAAATGTGACAGTTTTCATTCCAAATGTGGACCGGCGAAATGCAAGAGAATATGGACTACAAGAAGCATGGAGATGCCGCGTTTCTTGCGAAAGATTTTGATACTGCCATTGAATTCTACACAGAGGTAAAGAATGTCATTGACACACTCTGCAACTCTACATCATCGAGaagtataaataaaaggaCTTGATTCattctttcattattttttgcAGTTCATGACTGGAGCTCCTACGGTATCACCAACAGTATTGGCAAGAAGGTGTCTTTGTTACCTAATGACTGAAATGTTCAGCGAGGCTCTAAGCGATGCGATGCAAGCGCAAGTAGCTTCACCGGAATGGCCAATTCCTCTTTACTTACAAGCGGCTTGTCTCTTCAAGCTAGAGATGGAAGctgaagctaaagaagcaCTTAGACATGGTTCTGCTCTTGAGGCTTATTAGTCTttgtaaaaaaacttattttgagaaattgtGATTACACACAACAACATGTACTACTATAAGCCAATGTGAATAAGTGTGTACCCATTcagattttttaattcaattatGAATGTTCTTTCCAATTGTTTGATATGATTGCACTCGTGCAAAAAGCTAAAACAGGAATCAAATTCcacacaaagcaaaagaaataagtttttgagaaaagaaaaaacagaggattttaatcttctttctcAGTTTTCATTTGTGTGAAGGCAAGTTAAAGTGAAAGAACCATGAGATTACAAATGCACAGACCATACATGTTAAAAGGAAATTAAGGAATCTATTTCCTCTACATAATCTCCGATCATCGGAATCGCTTGTAGCCACCATCGTGGGTGTATTTCCGGCCTCTACGTCATCTACATTGGTTTCAACCGTTGTTTGACCAATCTCATTGTCAactttaaaaaagttttgagcTATCGAACGACAAATCTCGCAAGTcctaaaataaaagttacGATTCTTTGTAAAATCTAACAAATGTTTATAAGATTAATGAAAAGAATGATTGGTTTTAGTTTGCTTACTTATTACCCTTGATCTTGAACCAAGTATCGGCACATTGCTTATGAACATAACccaaatcatctttacaagaACATCCAAGAACCATTGGATCTCCACATTCATGACGACTACTCTCTAAACCCAAATGGCAAATCCGGCAATCTTTCTCCGGAGACCCTCTGATTGATCCAGAGGCTACTGATTCTGTATCTGTTTCGTCGTCCAAATCATCAGCAATCTCAAACTCGCCGCAAAAGCTACGAACAGCTGAGTGAAAATCGTAGTCGTAATCACAAGAAGAACTATCTTCTCCGCTGACGTCACTTGGACGGTATTGACGCTCGCCGGAACCATTTTCTAAATCAATGTGAGAGATTTCGTAAGATGACATTATTcatttgagagagaaagagtgaagaagagacTTTTCTATATGAGAGATTACAAGACTTTTGTTACAAGTAAACGTGAACTCTTGGATCAAGAGATTTaaaaaagcaaatgaaaattaaggatttttaaaaaaacatctgAAGtactaatgtttttgttctgtCTGTGGACCAAAGCGATGAAACATTATTAACATACaactttaatttatatttgtttatagagaagaagcaaaaaaaaagaaagaaaacattagtACAGGCTTTAAGCTGATAAATACTCGATTGTTCACTAATCCGCACGCTAAGTATCATCGtgttatttgtgtttttaaaagaacatGTGTTTCGTGTTATTAGCTACTGTTATCTATTTCTGATCGTTGATTTAGGTCTTCGTAGTAACAAATGTCAACTTGTTGGACGGTGGAGATTATAACATGCGCGTGGGAGGCACGTGATGGAACTAAGTGTCGTAGTGCGGCCACCACCTTTGGCTCtcgctttctctctctctctcttctcatacTTCTCTTTCACGCCACCATTCACTTCTTTcatgcttcttttttttttaattcactAGGAAATTTTTAGTAAAGTATTTGATCAATTAATTATTCTAAGAAttgacagaagaaaaaaaaactgaaaatattat includes:
- the BSK10 gene encoding kinase with tetratricopeptide repeat domain-containing protein — translated: MGCICFKSWRRSSSSPSITSTVIDDLENVREYDADDDGGHYPLIFREFSLEQLRIATDGFSAGNIVSEHNDSVPNIVYKGKLGDGRRIAVKRFQRLSWPDPFEFINEAQAVGRLRSEHMANLIGCCCDDNERLLVAEYMPNGTLAKHLFHWEKRPMKWEMRLKVALHTARALEYCNDKGIDLYHDLNPYRIMFDKTGIPKLSCFGLMKNSHEGKIYSTNLAFAPPEYLRLGTVIAESVTFSFGTLLLDLMSGRHIPPNHALDLFRGKNYLVLMDSALDGQFSDEDRTELIHVASRCFKTEPEERPSIKFLKATLSRLQKRAKLCPINVKRPMSVRVTLSIYSRIKNSLS
- the BSK10 gene encoding kinase with tetratricopeptide repeat domain-containing protein (Protein kinase protein with tetratricopeptide repeat domain; FUNCTIONS IN: binding, protein kinase activity, kinase activity, ATP binding; INVOLVED IN: protein amino acid phosphorylation, N-terminal protein myristoylation; LOCATED IN: cellular_component unknown; EXPRESSED IN: petal, cotyledon, root; EXPRESSED DURING: petal differentiation and expansion stage; CONTAINS InterPro DOMAIN/s: Tetratricopeptide-like helical (InterPro:IPR011990), Protein kinase, catalytic domain (InterPro:IPR000719), Serine-threonine/tyrosine-protein kinase (InterPro:IPR001245), Protein kinase-like domain (InterPro:IPR011009); BEST Arabidopsis thaliana protein match is: Protein kinase protein with tetratricopeptide repeat domain (TAIR:AT3G09240.1); Has 1807 Blast hits to 1807 proteins in 277 species: Archae - 0; Bacteria - 0; Metazoa - 736; Fungi - 347; Plants - 385; Viruses - 0; Other Eukaryotes - 339 (source: NCBI BLink).) translates to MGCICFKSWRRSSSSPSITSTVIDDLENVREYDADDDGGHYPLIFREFSLEQLRIATDGFSAGNIVSEHNDSVPNIVYKGKLGDGRRIAVKRFQRLSWPDPFEFINEAQAVGRLRSEHMANLIGCCCDDNERLLVAEYMPNGTLAKHLFHWEKRPMKWEMRLKVALHTARALEYCNDKGIDLYHDLNPYRIMFDKTGIPKLSCFGLMKNSHEGKIYSTNLAFAPPEYLRLGTVIAESVTFSFGTLLLDLMSGRHIPPNHALDLFRGKNYLVLMDSALDGQFSDEDRTELIHVASRCFKTEPEERPSIKFLKATLSRLQKRAKLCPINVKRPMSPPSKNLPEKTKPATESLKLTPFGDACSRADLSSIHELLEKLGYEEDNGVGNEFSFQMWTGEMQENMDYKKHGDAAFLAKDFDTAIEFYTEFMTGAPTVSPTVLARRCLCYLMTEMFSEALSDAMQAQVASPEWPIPLYLQAACLFKLEMEAEAKEALRHGSALEAY
- the BSK10 gene encoding kinase with tetratricopeptide repeat domain-containing protein produces the protein MANLIGCCCDDNERLLVAEYMPNGTLAKHLFHWEKRPMKWEMRLKVALHTARALEYCNDKGIDLYHDLNPYRIMFDKTGIPKLSCFGLMKNSHEGKIYSTNLAFAPPEYLRLGTVIAESVTFSFGTLLLDLMSGRHIPPNHALDLFRGKNYLVLMDSALDGQFSDEDRTELIHVASRCFKTEPEERPSIKFLKATLSRLQKRAKLCPINVKRPMSPPSKNLPEKTKPATESLKLTPFGDACSRADLSSIHELLEKLGYEEDNGVGNEFSFQMWTGEMQENMDYKKHGDAAFLAKDFDTAIEFYTEFMTGAPTVSPTVLARRCLCYLMTEMFSEALSDAMQAQVASPEWPIPLYLQAACLFKLEMEAEAKEALRHGSALEAY
- a CDS encoding RING/FYVE/PHD zinc finger superfamily protein (RING/FYVE/PHD zinc finger superfamily protein; FUNCTIONS IN: zinc ion binding; CONTAINS InterPro DOMAIN/s: Zinc finger, C3HC4 RING-type (InterPro:IPR018957), Zinc finger, RING-CH-type (InterPro:IPR011016); BEST Arabidopsis thaliana protein match is: RING/FYVE/PHD zinc finger superfamily protein (TAIR:AT2G37950.1); Has 1807 Blast hits to 1807 proteins in 277 species: Archae - 0; Bacteria - 0; Metazoa - 736; Fungi - 347; Plants - 385; Viruses - 0; Other Eukaryotes - 339 (source: NCBI BLink).) produces the protein MSSYEISHIDLENGSGERQYRPSDVSGEDSSSCDYDYDFHSAVRSFCGEFEIADDLDDETDTESVASGSIRGSPEKDCRICHLGLESSRHECGDPMVLGCSCKDDLGYVHKQCADTWFKIKGNKTCEICRSIAQNFFKVDNEIGQTTVETNVDDVEAGNTPTMVATSDSDDRRLCRGNRFLNFLLTCMVCAFVISWFFHFNLPSHK